In the genome of Amia ocellicauda isolate fAmiCal2 chromosome 3, fAmiCal2.hap1, whole genome shotgun sequence, one region contains:
- the LOC136746578 gene encoding zinc finger X-chromosomal protein isoform X1: MDEDGLDLNAQEPKIIFDRSEADVSGHISAGEIVVELQETVFVSGVDGSDVSVHNFSPEDLDSVVIQDAIEDVVAEYVQCEDSEAVLIAEEMLEAGVGEGDSVEQCVIPVGSMVSEVETGAGCTVQDNVLDGDCIAEPEDEAVTDADGSLADIPVEALQVDVVPEEVLVSNCAPQDGMDPGQEQGSCENYLMISLDEANKMVQDGSEEIAVGHGMEEQSQLSKDDSGEVIKVYIFKADSGEDDLGGTVDIEESEVENDHGVQLLEQHGRGPRDKMVYMTVGGSQHSEVDLNVAEMADEVYMEVVVGGEEAVAHERQFDNTVLSKDFMPVAWAAAYGNDESEGCENRNGAASALLHIDDSVSPAKVTKQKTKQKRRIDARQFQTAIIIGPYGQPLTVYPCVLCGKKFKSRGFLKRHMRNHHEVVNKKKYQCTDCDFTTNKKVSLHNHMEVHKLTSKAEKAVECEECGKEFFHAGALFTHKALHRDKGASKMHKCKFCDYETAELGLLNRHLLAVHSKNFPHICVDCGKGFRHPSELKKHMRTHTGEKPYQCLYCEYRSADSSNLKTHIKTKHSKEMPYKCERCFQTFSEAEELLTHALSHEEAKTHPCAHCDHKSSNSSDLKRHIISVHTKDYPHKCDVCAKGFHRPSELKKHMTSHRSKKLHQCRHCNFKISDPFVLSRHILSVHTKDPPFAGKRRKRTFGPRAELKKGGSKVHRERRVYQCQYCDYSTSDASGFKRHVISIHTKDYPHRCEYCSKGFRRPSEKNQHIMRHHKDMVVVE, from the exons ATGGATGAAGATGGGCTTGATCTGAATGCACAGGAGCCGAAGATCATTTTTGATCGATCAG AGGCAGACGTGAGCGGCCATATTTCTGCGGGGGAGATTGTGGTGGAGCTGCAGGAGACAGTGTTTGTGTCGGGGGTGGATGGCTCCGATGTGTCCGTCCACAACTTCAGCCCTGAGGACCTGGACTCGGTGGTCATCCAGGATGCCATCGAAGACGTGGTGGCAGAGTACGTGCAGTGCGAGGACTCGGAGGCCGTGCTCATCGCCGAGGAGATGCTGGAGGCCGGCGTCGGGGAGGGGGACTCcgtggagcagtgtgtgatcCCTGTAGGCAGCATGGTGTCTGAGGTGGAGACGGGGGCTGGGTGCACGGTGCAGGACAACGTCCTTGACGGAGATTGCATCGCGGAGCCTGAGGACGAGGCTGTGACAGACGCCGACGGCTCCCTCGCAGATATCCCAGTGGAGGCGCTGCAAGTAGACGTGGTCCCTGAGGAGGTCCTGGTGTCAAACTGTGCCCCCCAGGATGGCATGGACCCTGGgcaggaacagggctcctgtgAGAATTACCTCATGATCTCCT tgGATGAGGCTAACAAGATGGTGCAGGATGGCAGTGAGGAGATCGCAGTAGGCCATGGCATGGAAGAGCAGAGCCAGCTGTCCAAGGACGACAGTGGGGAGGTCATCAAAGTGTACATCTTCAAGGCCGACTCGGGAGAAGATGATCTCG GGGGCACTGTAGACATTGAAGAGAGTGAGGTGGAGAATGACCACGGGGTGCAGCTGCTGGAGCAGCACGGGCGCGGCCCCAGAGATAAGATGGTGTACATGACGGTGGGGGGCTCCCAGCACAGCGAAGTGGACCTCA ATGTGGCTGAGATGGCAGATGAAGTGTACATGGAGGTGGTGGTCGGGGGAGAGGAGGCGGTAGCACACGAGAGACAGTTTGACAACACCGTCCTGAGTAAAGACTTCATGCCAGTGGCCTGGGCAGCTGCCTATG GAAACGATGAGAGCGAGGGCTGCGAGAACCGGAATGGCGCAGCTAGTGCTCTGCTGCACATCGATGACTCGGTCAGCCCCGCAAAGGTGACCAAGCAGAAGACCAAGCAGAAGAGGAGGATTGATGCCAGGCAATTCCAGACAG CAATTATAATAGGGCCTTATGGGCAGCCTCTGACTGTCTATCCCTGTGTCCTTTGTGGCAAGAAGTTTAAGTCCCGAGGGTTTCTGAAGAGGCACATGAGAAACCACCATGAGGTTGTGAACAAGAAGAAGTACCAGTGCACTGACTGTGACTTCACCACCAACAAAAAGGTCAGCCTGCACAACCACATGGAGGTCCACAAGCTGACCAGCAAAGCAGAGAAGGCTGTGGAGTGTGAAGAGTGTGGGAAGGAGTTCTTCCATGCAGGGGCACTCTTCACCCACAAGGCACTGCACAGAGACAAAGGGGCCAGCAAGATGCACAAGTGCAAGTTCTGTGACTACGAGACGGCCGAGCTGGGCCTGCTGAACCGACACCTGCTGGCTGTGCACAGCAAAAACTTCCCCCATATCTGCGTGGACTGTGGGAAGGGCTTCCGCCACCCCTCAGAGCTGAAGAAACACATGAGGACCCACACGGGGGAGAAGCCGTACCAGTGCCTGTACTGTGAGTACAGGTCGGCCGACTCCTCCAACTTGAAGACGCACATAAAGACTAAGCACAGCAAGGAGATGCCCTACAAGTGTGAGCGCTGCTTCCAGACCTTCTCGGAGGCCGAGGAGCTGTTGACCCACGCCTTGAGCCACGAGGAGGCGAAGACGCACCCGTGCGCACACTGCGACCACAAGAGCTCCAACTCCAGCGACTTGAAGCGGCACATCATCTCGGTGCACACCAAGGACTACCCCCACAAGTGCGACGTGTGCGCCAAGGGCTTCCACCGGCCCTCCGAGCTCAAGAAGCACATGACATCCCACCGCAGCAAGAAGCTGCACCAGTGCCGGCACTGCAACTTCAAGATCTCCGACCCCTTCGTGCTCAGCCGGCACATCCTGTCGGTGCACACCAAGGACCCGCCCTTCGCTGGCAAGCGCCGCAAGAGGACCTTCGGGCCGCGGGCGGAGCTGAAGAAAGGCGGCAGCAAGGTCCACCGGGAGCGGCGTGTCTACCAGTGCCAGTACTGCGACTACAGCACCTCCGACGCCTCTGGCTTCAAGCGCCATGTCATCTCCATCCACACCAAGGACTACCCCCACCGCTGCGAGTACTGCAGCAAGGGCTTCCGCCGGCCCTCCGAGAAGAACCAGCACATCATGAGGCACCACAAGGACATGGTGGTCGTTGAGTGA
- the LOC136746578 gene encoding zinc finger X-chromosomal protein isoform X2 yields MDEDGLDLNAQEPKIIFDRSEADVSGHISAGEIVVELQETVFVSGVDGSDVSVHNFSPEDLDSVVIQDAIEDVVAEYVQCEDSEAVLIAEEMLEAGVGEGDSVEQCVIPVGSMVSEVETGAGCTVQDNVLDGDCIAEPEDEAVTDADGSLADIPVEALQVDVVPEEVLVSNCAPQDGMDPGQEQGSCENYLMISLDEANKMVQDGSEEIAVGHGMEEQSQLSKDDSGEVIKVYIFKADSGEDDLDVAEMADEVYMEVVVGGEEAVAHERQFDNTVLSKDFMPVAWAAAYGNDESEGCENRNGAASALLHIDDSVSPAKVTKQKTKQKRRIDARQFQTAIIIGPYGQPLTVYPCVLCGKKFKSRGFLKRHMRNHHEVVNKKKYQCTDCDFTTNKKVSLHNHMEVHKLTSKAEKAVECEECGKEFFHAGALFTHKALHRDKGASKMHKCKFCDYETAELGLLNRHLLAVHSKNFPHICVDCGKGFRHPSELKKHMRTHTGEKPYQCLYCEYRSADSSNLKTHIKTKHSKEMPYKCERCFQTFSEAEELLTHALSHEEAKTHPCAHCDHKSSNSSDLKRHIISVHTKDYPHKCDVCAKGFHRPSELKKHMTSHRSKKLHQCRHCNFKISDPFVLSRHILSVHTKDPPFAGKRRKRTFGPRAELKKGGSKVHRERRVYQCQYCDYSTSDASGFKRHVISIHTKDYPHRCEYCSKGFRRPSEKNQHIMRHHKDMVVVE; encoded by the exons ATGGATGAAGATGGGCTTGATCTGAATGCACAGGAGCCGAAGATCATTTTTGATCGATCAG AGGCAGACGTGAGCGGCCATATTTCTGCGGGGGAGATTGTGGTGGAGCTGCAGGAGACAGTGTTTGTGTCGGGGGTGGATGGCTCCGATGTGTCCGTCCACAACTTCAGCCCTGAGGACCTGGACTCGGTGGTCATCCAGGATGCCATCGAAGACGTGGTGGCAGAGTACGTGCAGTGCGAGGACTCGGAGGCCGTGCTCATCGCCGAGGAGATGCTGGAGGCCGGCGTCGGGGAGGGGGACTCcgtggagcagtgtgtgatcCCTGTAGGCAGCATGGTGTCTGAGGTGGAGACGGGGGCTGGGTGCACGGTGCAGGACAACGTCCTTGACGGAGATTGCATCGCGGAGCCTGAGGACGAGGCTGTGACAGACGCCGACGGCTCCCTCGCAGATATCCCAGTGGAGGCGCTGCAAGTAGACGTGGTCCCTGAGGAGGTCCTGGTGTCAAACTGTGCCCCCCAGGATGGCATGGACCCTGGgcaggaacagggctcctgtgAGAATTACCTCATGATCTCCT tgGATGAGGCTAACAAGATGGTGCAGGATGGCAGTGAGGAGATCGCAGTAGGCCATGGCATGGAAGAGCAGAGCCAGCTGTCCAAGGACGACAGTGGGGAGGTCATCAAAGTGTACATCTTCAAGGCCGACTCGGGAGAAGATGATCTCG ATGTGGCTGAGATGGCAGATGAAGTGTACATGGAGGTGGTGGTCGGGGGAGAGGAGGCGGTAGCACACGAGAGACAGTTTGACAACACCGTCCTGAGTAAAGACTTCATGCCAGTGGCCTGGGCAGCTGCCTATG GAAACGATGAGAGCGAGGGCTGCGAGAACCGGAATGGCGCAGCTAGTGCTCTGCTGCACATCGATGACTCGGTCAGCCCCGCAAAGGTGACCAAGCAGAAGACCAAGCAGAAGAGGAGGATTGATGCCAGGCAATTCCAGACAG CAATTATAATAGGGCCTTATGGGCAGCCTCTGACTGTCTATCCCTGTGTCCTTTGTGGCAAGAAGTTTAAGTCCCGAGGGTTTCTGAAGAGGCACATGAGAAACCACCATGAGGTTGTGAACAAGAAGAAGTACCAGTGCACTGACTGTGACTTCACCACCAACAAAAAGGTCAGCCTGCACAACCACATGGAGGTCCACAAGCTGACCAGCAAAGCAGAGAAGGCTGTGGAGTGTGAAGAGTGTGGGAAGGAGTTCTTCCATGCAGGGGCACTCTTCACCCACAAGGCACTGCACAGAGACAAAGGGGCCAGCAAGATGCACAAGTGCAAGTTCTGTGACTACGAGACGGCCGAGCTGGGCCTGCTGAACCGACACCTGCTGGCTGTGCACAGCAAAAACTTCCCCCATATCTGCGTGGACTGTGGGAAGGGCTTCCGCCACCCCTCAGAGCTGAAGAAACACATGAGGACCCACACGGGGGAGAAGCCGTACCAGTGCCTGTACTGTGAGTACAGGTCGGCCGACTCCTCCAACTTGAAGACGCACATAAAGACTAAGCACAGCAAGGAGATGCCCTACAAGTGTGAGCGCTGCTTCCAGACCTTCTCGGAGGCCGAGGAGCTGTTGACCCACGCCTTGAGCCACGAGGAGGCGAAGACGCACCCGTGCGCACACTGCGACCACAAGAGCTCCAACTCCAGCGACTTGAAGCGGCACATCATCTCGGTGCACACCAAGGACTACCCCCACAAGTGCGACGTGTGCGCCAAGGGCTTCCACCGGCCCTCCGAGCTCAAGAAGCACATGACATCCCACCGCAGCAAGAAGCTGCACCAGTGCCGGCACTGCAACTTCAAGATCTCCGACCCCTTCGTGCTCAGCCGGCACATCCTGTCGGTGCACACCAAGGACCCGCCCTTCGCTGGCAAGCGCCGCAAGAGGACCTTCGGGCCGCGGGCGGAGCTGAAGAAAGGCGGCAGCAAGGTCCACCGGGAGCGGCGTGTCTACCAGTGCCAGTACTGCGACTACAGCACCTCCGACGCCTCTGGCTTCAAGCGCCATGTCATCTCCATCCACACCAAGGACTACCCCCACCGCTGCGAGTACTGCAGCAAGGGCTTCCGCCGGCCCTCCGAGAAGAACCAGCACATCATGAGGCACCACAAGGACATGGTGGTCGTTGAGTGA